The DNA window TGACTCAGACAAGCATATCATAAAGCGACTTTAACACCTACAACTTGGGCCATACGCGGACTGGGCAAATGCCTCATCAGACATCACATGGTTCGCCAGCACATGTTCCTTGAAATTTCTCTATAACTCTTAACACAATAAAAACCATTCCAAAAGTAGCACCTCTATGGCATATTAAGCATCACTTGCATATGCCCAAGCAAAAAAAACTAGGGGTAGGAAACTCCAAAGTAGTTCCACATTGCCAAAAGAAAAGGTCTACACCGGCGTGATATTGCCAATTTACGCGAGCCACTGAATAAAGCAAGTGATTGAGACAAGCAATATCATAAAGCCACCAACAACCACAAACATAGCTCCACACCTCACATGGACAGCCAGGGCAAGTGCCTAGAAATTTCTGTGTAATCCTACCAGTCAAAACTCTTTCCAAAACTAGCATGGCCATGGTGTGGTATTTACACTGATACGTGATAATGCTAATTTACATGAAtgctaaaaaaataaaaagataTCGCTAACTTACAGAAGCAGGAGCATAAAGCAATTGTGGGAGCTGACAGTAATTAGAACAGAACAATGAGGGTGAGAAGTTTACCACTGGTGAAGGCACATGTCATGCCCACAGCGAAGCTGATGGCAACGGTGAAGAAGCCGAGCAGAATCAGGTTGACGGGGTGCTTCTGGTGGTAGTAGTAGAGCGGGCACAGCACTGCACAGTAAAACGAAAAACCATTTTCAGCAACGCGTCATCATCGACACAAGTACTACACAGCAAATCGAATCCCCATTCCTGGCAACGCATGATTGATTTGGTTTCAAGCGACCTTTCTGCAAAGCACAGCGTGGCTAATGCTTGTCAGCCCACCCAGGCACCCACCAATACCCTTGCGCGTACGCAAGGGCACCCATTCGTGCACGCACGAGAGGACGCGAAGTCCATGCCGCGGTTTCACAAAGGCCCCTGAAACTATACGTAATTGTTTAAGAACCAGCAACACTTCACTGCTACGACAAGCATCTCGATCGTCCCCTAGGAATTTGGCATCCGATTCTAACTGCAACCCAGAAGGCAACGCGCCTGAGCTGAGCAGAATATATTCGAAAAACAATTACAGAAACGCAAACAACACAGTAATCTCTCGCAACTTCCCGATCAAAAAATCCCCAAATATTGCGGTAAAAAATAGCAGTGAGCGAACCCTGGCCACGCAGAACGTTACGACTCAGATATTTAAATCTCACGCGTATTCATCATCCAATTGCAACCGCAACCTATAATCCTATACCCGCCGCACATTTCGCGGAACCCATTCGGGCGACTCACGGGAACACCCTTGGAAAGCCTACTTTCCCCACCAATCCAATCGACAAATCCTCCGGAGAAGACACCCCAAAAAACAGAGAGGACAAAAACTCAAAAGTAACGGGAGTCTGGGTGATAGAAGCCGGGCTCACCGATGAAGGGCAGGATGATGAGGAAGATGTAGAGCCCGAGTCCCGCGCTCGTGGTGGTGAAGAAGTGCGGGATGGCGCGGACCTTGACGACGaccgcggcgacggcggccgtgAGGAGCAGCTGGAGCGAGAGGATGACGTAGATCTTGCGGATGAGCGCCCAGCGCAGCTCGGGGCTCTCCTGCATCCCCGGGTACAGCGCCCGCTGCTGCCCCGCGGCGCCGGAGGTCCCCGCCTCGAGGTCGCCGCCCTTCTGGTACCCGAACGCCGCCGACATCTCGGCGCTGCCGAAGACGACGACTACGaacgcctctctctctctctctctctctctccgggTTTAGCGGAGGGCGctgcgaggaggaggaggagcccgtGTGCGAGGGGAGGCGACGGCGGAGGAGGCGAGGACGGCGCTCCCAAGTGGGAGGAGAAGACGAAGCCGAGTTTGGGCCTTGGGTTGGGTCCGTTGGGGACGGGACGGGTTCCTCTTATACCACGCGATCGTCAGCTTCACCAACTATGACTGGTGTTTAGACAGGTGGCTCCCACCTGTCAGTTAGGGCCACGCGGCATAGCGGGTCGAGTTGCAGGTGACAACGACCGAACGAACGCGGAGCGGGTCGAGTTGCGGGTGACAACGAACGGGCGCGTGGAACAGTTGTTGCGGTGCCGCGTCGCGCCTCGTCGCTTCGCGTAACGGCCTGACAGGTGGGGCTGTGGCGTTACTACTGGGCCCGTGCGCAGGGGGCCCTGGGCCCTGGCTTGGGTTGTTGCGATGATTGCGCGGTGGGTCCGGGGTGGCGGCGAGGGGGCAGGCGCGCCGGGCTGGGGTCGCGCGCTGCGCCCGTGCTCGTGGACCGGGTACAGTCAAGCGTGACCGCGGATGGGTTGCTTGGTGGTGGAGGCCTATCGGGCTATCGGGCGGGCGGGCACGCGCACATTCTATCGGGCCGGTCGGTcagtctttttttttaaaaccaAGTTCGTTCCGGTCAGTCAACGCCTCAAAATGGCACGAGGAGGGCCCATGTTGCCTACCGTGGGCTGGGGCCCAGGGGGCAGGGTGCAGGACCAGGAACACGAACAGGAAGACGAGACGAAATGGAGAGGCAGGCCCGTTgcgttttcttcttcttcttgagctAGAGCAAGAGTAAGACCACTAAAGGTATGTTTGGCATAGCTCTGGATCTGAAATCCACCAATTTCAACCAACCAATTTTCTAGCTTAACATCTCAGCTTCAAAATTTTATAAAGCGTCTTCAACTCTGGTGCTATAGTGCAAATAGATTTGAAGTTTTAAAACACCTCTTTTGCAACTTTAAAACTATTAAATATGAATCTAGACATAGAGCTCTAAATTAATTACCCACCGAAATCATCCATTACATAAACAAAATATTTAGTTCTAGTTCTTTTTCCCgagcctccctccctcccctcccgTACTCTATCCTCGTGCGCaaagccccgccgcccctcctcccctcctcccctcggCTACTGCCATGCGCCGGCCCCATCCTTCCCCTGCTGTTGTTGCTGTGAGCTGCCCCTCCTCCCTGCTGACatgcgccgcccctcctcccctctgctgctGCCGTGCGCCACGCCTTTCTTCCCCTGCTGCAGGGAGCCGCCGCTGTCTCCATGAGACAGGACCTGACGCCTTACCGATCGAGCCAGACAAGGAACCttgctctctctctttctctctctcctttttctctaTAGCAAAATGTGTTCACTAGGACACTAGTAAATTAGTTGAGTTCGATTGAATTAGTGTGAATTTCGTTAGATATTGGATGCGGACATGGGATCTATCATATATTTGTATTATAATTTGTGAAATATTTGGTTGGAGACAATAGACTTATAATATATTTGTATTCTATTTTTTTATGAATAGTTTATTTCATTTTATGAATAGTTTATTTCAGATATATGGCAAAAGAAGTTGCAGTCATTT is part of the Panicum hallii strain FIL2 chromosome 2, PHallii_v3.1, whole genome shotgun sequence genome and encodes:
- the LOC112882659 gene encoding protein LIFEGUARD 2-like, translated to MSAAFGYQKGGDLEAGTSGAAGQQRALYPGMQESPELRWALIRKIYVILSLQLLLTAAVAAVVVKVRAIPHFFTTTSAGLGLYIFLIILPFIVLCPLYYYHQKHPVNLILLGFFTVAISFAVGMTCAFTSGKVILESAILTTVVVVSLTAYTFWAVRRGKDFSFLGPFLFASLIVLLVFALIQILFPLGKLSQMIYGGLASLIFSGYIVYDTDNIIKRYTYDQYVWAAVSLYLDVINLFLSLMTLFRAAD